In Bythopirellula goksoeyrii, a single window of DNA contains:
- a CDS encoding ECF-type sigma factor: MKDVTLILQRIQEGQQHASQDLFPVVYDELRRLATGKMSVERVDHTLSATSLVNEAYIRLVDTDTVQDWDSRAHFFSVAAESMRRILVEHARQKMAVKRGGNLQRHILADDPTQLPTDPSVLLDLNDAVDRLAAEDAEAAELLKLLFFAGLSVTEAGRVLGMSRTIAYRHWDYIRSWFAVHVDSYGN, translated from the coding sequence ATGAAAGACGTCACGCTCATCCTGCAACGCATCCAAGAAGGCCAGCAACACGCCAGCCAAGATCTGTTCCCGGTTGTCTACGACGAGCTACGGCGATTGGCCACGGGGAAGATGAGCGTGGAGCGAGTCGATCACACGCTCTCGGCGACGAGCTTAGTCAACGAGGCCTATATCCGCCTGGTCGATACCGACACAGTTCAAGACTGGGACAGTCGAGCCCACTTCTTTTCGGTGGCGGCTGAATCAATGCGGCGGATCTTGGTTGAGCACGCTCGCCAGAAAATGGCGGTGAAACGGGGTGGAAATCTCCAGCGGCACATCCTCGCTGACGACCCAACCCAACTACCGACCGACCCTAGTGTGTTACTCGACTTGAACGATGCAGTGGATCGACTCGCCGCGGAGGACGCCGAAGCTGCCGAGTTGCTCAAGTTGCTGTTCTTCGCCGGTTTGTCGGTGACCGAAGCCGGGCGAGTGTTGGGCATGTCCAGGACGATCGCCTACCGGCATTGGGACTATATCCGCTCCTGGTTCGCCGTGCACGTCGATTCGTACGGCAATTGA
- a CDS encoding DUF1553 domain-containing protein, with amino-acid sequence MKLLLSIVVILASLFSTPLESTWGDGQSASIDYNFDIKPILSDRCYTCHGPDEENRQGGFRLDQLESATGEADSGEHPIVPGDPESSELISRITSSDPDMRMPPVDSNLSMTEEEMGLLRQWIEQGAEWKAHWSFLPLNAAEVQPVEQTDWPRNEIDSFVLAKLQTEGLSPALEANRSTLIRRLTYDLTGLPPTLEQIDAFEADKSPEAYEKLVDRLLASSRYGERMAVDWLDLARYADTYGYQEDRYRETWPWRDWVIKSFNENMPYDQFITWQLAGDLLPDATDEQILATAFNRLHRQTSEGGSVEEEFRTEYVVDRVDTFGAAFLGLTIGCARCHDHKFDPISQKEYYQLFAFFDNIDESGLYSYFTSSTPTPTMTLTTEEEKQTLKNLRDRIARAQEELDNTIVDQRASFDVWLNTSPSHTKSVGLIGDFSLDRLEGENVPNRAQPEQTGQLDENPKFVEGKHGKALKFSGENNFSTRVGGDFTRCDPFTISLWVKTPDVKDRAVIWHRSRASIDAGSRGYELLIEDGKMTASLVHFLPGNGIVIRTEQLFPIDQWVQVTVTYDGSSQADGLQIYWDGQPMKCNVERDNLTRQIVYTDESNEVDTNKVAEIAHQLVLGQRFRDRGFMGGLVDELKVYNRELSELEVASLLDDAKTIQQLIKKAQQRSPQETDQLYDYYLRNHSSEYAVKLAALYEARKAYADAYDKTRQLMVMKEMPEKRPTFLLARGAYDAPADPVSAATLDCLPPMGDSLPNNRLGLARWLTGSSQALTARVAVNRFWQSLFGEGLVATPLDFGSQGTLPTHPALLDWLSESFVESGWDVKKLMKTIVMSATYRQSSVCEPELRERDPLNTLLARGPRHRLSAEAIRDSALFTSGLLIEKIGGPPVKPYQPAGLWEEKGSATYERDKEEGSHRRSIYSFWKRTSPLPSMMTFDASDREVCVVKRQTTATPLQSLVLLNDPQYVEASRALADKLSERADKDIREQVNLAFEKVTSRLPTLAELDILLDLYAEQFEMFQSEPEKADEFLKIGDYRYQTEKNEPSLAALTVVVEAIMNLHESVTKQ; translated from the coding sequence ATGAAACTGCTTCTTTCAATTGTAGTTATCCTCGCCAGCCTGTTTAGTACACCCTTGGAAAGCACATGGGGCGATGGTCAGTCTGCATCCATCGACTACAACTTCGACATCAAACCGATTCTGTCGGACAGGTGCTATACCTGCCACGGCCCCGACGAAGAAAACCGGCAGGGTGGTTTTCGGCTAGATCAACTCGAAAGTGCCACTGGGGAAGCCGATTCGGGCGAGCATCCTATCGTGCCTGGCGATCCGGAGAGTAGCGAGCTAATTAGTCGAATCACCTCGTCCGATCCAGATATGCGAATGCCTCCGGTCGACTCGAATCTCTCGATGACGGAAGAAGAGATGGGACTCCTCCGCCAATGGATCGAGCAAGGTGCCGAGTGGAAAGCCCACTGGTCCTTTTTGCCCTTAAACGCAGCTGAGGTTCAACCAGTAGAGCAAACCGATTGGCCTCGAAACGAAATCGATAGTTTTGTGCTGGCTAAGCTGCAAACAGAAGGATTATCGCCTGCTCTTGAAGCGAACCGATCTACTTTGATTCGTCGCTTGACCTACGACCTAACTGGGTTGCCACCAACGCTTGAGCAAATAGATGCATTCGAAGCGGATAAGTCACCTGAGGCTTACGAAAAGCTAGTCGATCGCCTGCTCGCTTCGTCCCGCTACGGCGAGCGGATGGCGGTCGATTGGCTGGACCTGGCGCGTTACGCAGATACCTACGGCTACCAAGAGGACCGTTATCGTGAAACATGGCCTTGGCGTGATTGGGTAATCAAATCGTTCAATGAAAACATGCCCTATGATCAGTTCATCACTTGGCAACTTGCGGGCGACCTCTTGCCTGATGCCACGGATGAGCAAATCCTCGCTACTGCATTCAATCGCCTGCATCGCCAGACCAGCGAAGGAGGGAGTGTCGAAGAAGAATTCCGCACGGAGTATGTGGTCGATCGCGTGGATACATTCGGAGCAGCTTTCCTGGGTCTCACTATAGGCTGCGCCCGCTGTCATGACCATAAGTTCGATCCGATATCGCAGAAGGAGTATTACCAACTTTTTGCGTTTTTCGACAACATCGACGAAAGTGGACTCTATTCCTACTTCACGTCCTCGACTCCGACGCCGACGATGACGCTTACTACCGAGGAAGAAAAACAAACTCTTAAGAATCTCCGAGATAGAATTGCCCGAGCTCAAGAGGAGCTAGATAACACGATAGTCGACCAACGTGCCTCCTTTGACGTTTGGCTAAATACTTCACCTAGCCACACGAAGTCCGTTGGTTTGATTGGCGACTTCTCCTTGGACAGGCTTGAGGGAGAGAATGTGCCCAATCGCGCCCAGCCAGAGCAGACAGGTCAATTGGACGAGAATCCCAAGTTTGTCGAAGGAAAACATGGCAAGGCGCTGAAGTTTAGCGGAGAAAATAATTTCAGTACGAGAGTGGGTGGAGATTTTACGCGGTGTGACCCTTTCACGATTAGCTTGTGGGTGAAGACGCCAGACGTGAAAGATCGTGCTGTCATCTGGCACCGTAGTCGGGCATCAATCGATGCAGGAAGTCGTGGGTATGAACTCCTAATCGAAGATGGCAAGATGACCGCTTCACTTGTGCATTTCTTGCCTGGTAACGGAATCGTGATTCGGACTGAGCAGCTATTCCCCATCGACCAATGGGTGCAGGTAACTGTCACGTATGATGGTTCGAGTCAGGCTGATGGCCTACAAATCTATTGGGACGGACAACCAATGAAATGTAATGTAGAGCGTGACAACCTGACTCGCCAAATTGTGTACACAGATGAATCTAACGAAGTCGATACGAACAAAGTCGCCGAAATCGCACACCAATTGGTGCTGGGTCAACGCTTCCGCGATCGAGGCTTTATGGGGGGGCTCGTCGACGAATTGAAAGTCTATAATCGAGAGCTAAGCGAATTGGAAGTCGCAAGTTTGCTTGACGACGCGAAAACAATTCAGCAGTTGATCAAGAAGGCTCAACAACGGTCGCCTCAGGAAACGGATCAACTCTACGATTATTACCTTCGCAACCACAGTTCAGAATACGCCGTGAAACTAGCTGCGCTGTATGAAGCCCGCAAGGCCTATGCAGATGCCTATGACAAGACTCGCCAGCTTATGGTGATGAAGGAGATGCCCGAGAAACGTCCGACGTTCTTGTTGGCTCGGGGAGCGTATGATGCTCCTGCCGATCCCGTCTCTGCAGCCACGTTGGACTGTTTGCCTCCTATGGGTGATAGTCTGCCAAATAATCGATTGGGGCTCGCCCGTTGGCTAACTGGTTCCTCTCAAGCCCTGACTGCCCGGGTTGCTGTGAATCGATTTTGGCAATCGCTGTTTGGCGAAGGCTTGGTTGCGACTCCGCTTGATTTCGGAAGCCAGGGGACGTTGCCCACGCATCCAGCGTTGTTGGATTGGTTGTCTGAATCCTTTGTGGAGTCGGGATGGGATGTTAAGAAGCTTATGAAGACTATTGTGATGTCAGCAACCTATCGACAATCCTCGGTATGCGAACCAGAACTTCGAGAGCGCGATCCACTGAACACACTCCTGGCAAGGGGACCTAGGCATCGATTATCTGCCGAAGCAATCCGGGACAGTGCATTGTTTACCAGTGGGCTCCTGATTGAGAAAATCGGGGGACCTCCTGTCAAACCCTATCAGCCTGCTGGCTTATGGGAGGAAAAAGGCTCGGCAACGTACGAACGAGACAAGGAAGAAGGGAGTCATCGCCGCAGCATCTATTCATTTTGGAAACGCACGTCTCCACTTCCCTCGATGATGACGTTTGACGCCTCGGATCGAGAGGTGTGTGTCGTCAAACGGCAAACAACCGCCACCCCACTCCAATCCTTGGTGCTTCTGAACGACCCACAATACGTGGAAGCTTCCCGTGCCTTAGCAGACAAACTCAGTGAACGTGCCGATAAAGACATAAGAGAACAAGTCAACCTGGCGTTTGAGAAGGTGACGAGTCGACTCCCTACACTAGCAGAGCTGGACATCCTGCTGGATCTTTATGCCGAGCAATTCGAGATGTTTCAGAGCGAGCCAGAGAAAGCCGACGAATTTCTCAAGATTGGTGACTACCGCTACCAGACGGAAAAGAATGAACCCTCCTTGGCAGCACTCACCGTTGTTGTCGAAGCGATTATGAACCTTCATGAATCGGTAACGAAGCAATGA
- a CDS encoding Ig-like domain-containing protein, with product MRNLLSKFRRSACQTSRKQATAGCNVTFERLEDRRMLAATIVEADPISTGLIYEQYEGIFLEFDDIMVGLEEADNFTLINAGADELFDTADDTPIALWVDNTDEGIMVDLHLTNVEVGRYRLTVSDAITDESGDALDGDEDGNPGGDWVRVFDAIPLGPMGAEFQVNSSTIGPQDVVSNKSVAMDAAGNFVVTWSSNQNDGNGYDVYAQLYDAAGTALGGEFAISADANYHHEHSSVAMDAEGNFVVTWTRKNIQGSSHRSAFGQRYDATGTAVGAEFQIDTRMVGGSDDFPSVAMNSSGSFVVTWTDNDGSNSGVFGKLYDATGTAVGNEFQVNSHVDDSQENSSVAMDATGNFVVTWSSFGQDGSGSGVYGQLFDAAGTAVGSEFQVNTQFDGHQERPSVAMDALGNFAVTWTTESIGGVWSSVNGQRYDAAGTRVGGEFQVNSDAIENRTQRSSLAMDAAGNFVVTWSSEGGDGFSPNVSGQRYDAAGAALGGEFQINSQTFFGQRNPSVAMLDAEHYVVTWNSTGQDGGGHRGVFGQMSNPVVTIPAGSGTVYVSRIGDDVSITKDGQPVATIALESVLGITLTGAAESETFSIDIDGLNPGVLPSGITIAAGEGTGDDDTLELIGSTTVDNYDYTTGGPESGTITLDGFTVTFSEFEPIIDQLNVQNRSFSIGTPGNQTIVLGDDGGAADGFSIISDGGTGAFESVAFLPPTENLTLDAGDGDDQVIIQQTDDGFNVPVSVAGGDGNDTIDSSQANITLVLDGGGGNDTITGGAGSNVIIGGEGDDTLIDGGGTNTIVTGGGTDDIQQGSGTNTVVTDTGAGNNGPLISASAGNVAVGEGETARKTGTFFDLDETDNVTISTDFGVIAFQDTGNSGAWTWKYNAAGALPRTTVTVTADDGSGATSSLSFDVTIGAVNTAPTATGQSVEVTEDGHVAFTLVGNDAETPADSLLFTVETVPTSGSLFTPTGDRVEVGAVFSGAPTLEYQPGASRAGEGSDGFSFSVSDNDVGGALTSAAADVSVNIVQAVEDGAVTIDSDGILRIGGTTGNDRILVTRSLFTGQLRTWINGQRVGPAVAAADVSEIHAWGREGNDKIIVLGVGADTLIHGGAGNDRVIGDYRSDLIFGGAGNDRLFGSFGDDMLVGGADVDKLFGSFGDDILIGGELSETLVADDLHDALDQWSEEGLISEDLADGVLDDAAFDRVFGGFGDDWNGVS from the coding sequence ATGCGAAACCTCCTCTCGAAATTCCGTCGATCTGCTTGCCAGACTTCTCGCAAGCAAGCCACAGCAGGCTGCAATGTTACTTTCGAGCGGCTGGAAGACCGGCGAATGTTGGCCGCGACTATAGTCGAAGCAGATCCCATCAGTACTGGCCTGATTTATGAGCAGTATGAAGGGATCTTCCTGGAGTTTGACGACATCATGGTAGGGCTAGAGGAAGCGGACAACTTCACTTTGATCAACGCAGGTGCGGACGAGCTGTTTGATACAGCTGACGACACTCCCATTGCCTTGTGGGTCGACAACACGGACGAAGGAATAATGGTCGACCTGCACCTTACTAATGTGGAAGTGGGCCGCTATCGCCTCACAGTTAGCGACGCCATCACGGATGAATCGGGCGATGCCTTGGATGGCGACGAGGACGGTAATCCTGGCGGGGATTGGGTCCGTGTTTTTGACGCGATTCCGCTTGGACCAATGGGCGCGGAGTTTCAAGTGAACTCATCCACCATTGGTCCACAAGATGTTGTCTCGAACAAATCAGTTGCGATGGACGCGGCGGGAAACTTCGTCGTGACTTGGTCTAGCAACCAAAATGATGGCAATGGATATGACGTCTATGCGCAACTCTACGATGCAGCCGGAACTGCCTTGGGGGGCGAGTTCGCGATTAGTGCCGATGCGAATTATCATCATGAACACTCGTCAGTGGCGATGGACGCCGAGGGCAATTTCGTCGTCACTTGGACCAGAAAAAATATACAAGGCTCTTCACATCGCTCTGCGTTTGGGCAACGGTACGATGCAACCGGAACTGCGGTTGGAGCCGAATTCCAGATTGATACACGCATGGTGGGTGGTAGTGATGATTTTCCTTCTGTGGCGATGAACTCTTCGGGCAGTTTCGTTGTGACTTGGACCGATAATGACGGCTCTAACAGTGGCGTGTTTGGGAAGCTATACGACGCGACTGGAACCGCCGTTGGAAACGAGTTCCAGGTCAATTCCCATGTCGATGATTCGCAGGAGAATTCGTCCGTGGCGATGGACGCCACTGGCAATTTTGTCGTGACTTGGTCCAGCTTTGGTCAAGACGGTTCCGGCTCAGGAGTCTATGGGCAGCTTTTTGATGCAGCCGGTACTGCTGTGGGAAGCGAATTCCAAGTTAACACTCAATTCGATGGTCACCAAGAGAGGCCATCCGTTGCCATGGATGCACTGGGCAATTTTGCCGTGACTTGGACAACCGAATCCATTGGCGGCGTTTGGTCTAGCGTGAATGGGCAACGTTATGATGCGGCTGGAACCAGGGTGGGAGGCGAGTTCCAAGTCAATAGCGATGCGATTGAGAACCGGACTCAGCGGTCGAGCTTGGCAATGGACGCTGCGGGCAACTTTGTCGTGACTTGGTCCAGTGAAGGTGGAGACGGCTTCTCTCCGAACGTGTCTGGGCAACGCTATGATGCGGCTGGAGCCGCTCTCGGAGGCGAATTTCAGATCAATAGCCAAACTTTTTTTGGGCAGAGAAATCCGTCTGTGGCGATGCTTGACGCAGAACATTATGTCGTCACTTGGAACAGCACCGGGCAAGACGGAGGTGGGCACAGAGGCGTCTTCGGACAAATGTCCAATCCCGTCGTCACCATTCCCGCTGGAAGCGGCACAGTCTACGTCTCTCGCATCGGCGACGATGTCTCTATAACGAAAGACGGCCAGCCAGTCGCCACGATTGCCTTAGAAAGTGTGCTTGGCATCACACTCACAGGCGCCGCGGAGTCGGAAACTTTCTCGATCGACATCGACGGCTTGAATCCGGGAGTGCTCCCCAGCGGCATTACGATTGCCGCGGGCGAAGGGACTGGAGACGACGACACATTGGAGCTAATCGGCTCAACCACCGTCGACAACTACGATTACACCACCGGTGGACCCGAGTCGGGCACGATTACGCTCGATGGCTTTACGGTGACCTTCTCGGAGTTCGAGCCGATTATCGATCAGTTGAATGTGCAAAACCGCTCGTTCTCGATCGGTACGCCCGGTAATCAGACCATTGTCTTGGGCGACGACGGCGGCGCGGCAGATGGATTCTCGATCATCAGCGATGGAGGCACGGGCGCCTTCGAATCGGTGGCGTTCCTGCCGCCCACTGAGAATCTTACGCTCGATGCGGGCGATGGAGACGATCAAGTGATCATCCAACAGACCGATGACGGTTTCAATGTCCCCGTCTCGGTCGCCGGAGGTGATGGGAATGATACGATCGATTCCTCGCAGGCCAACATCACGCTGGTCTTAGACGGCGGCGGCGGCAACGACACGATCACCGGCGGCGCCGGCAGCAACGTGATCATCGGCGGCGAAGGGGACGACACTCTTATCGACGGCGGCGGCACCAACACGATCGTCACTGGCGGGGGAACCGACGATATTCAGCAAGGCAGCGGCACCAACACGGTCGTAACGGATACAGGCGCTGGTAATAACGGTCCTCTGATCTCGGCGAGTGCCGGCAACGTGGCCGTTGGCGAGGGGGAGACCGCCCGAAAGACCGGTACCTTCTTCGATCTCGACGAGACGGACAACGTAACCATCTCGACTGATTTCGGCGTCATTGCTTTTCAGGATACAGGGAACTCCGGCGCTTGGACCTGGAAATACAACGCTGCAGGCGCGCTTCCGCGGACAACGGTCACGGTCACGGCGGATGATGGTAGCGGCGCCACGAGTAGCCTTTCGTTTGATGTGACTATCGGTGCCGTCAATACGGCGCCAACTGCCACAGGGCAGTCGGTCGAAGTAACCGAAGACGGTCACGTTGCCTTCACGCTGGTCGGCAACGACGCCGAGACGCCGGCCGACAGCTTGCTCTTTACCGTCGAAACGGTACCCACCAGTGGATCGCTCTTCACCCCGACTGGCGATCGCGTGGAAGTAGGCGCAGTGTTCAGCGGCGCTCCCACACTCGAGTACCAGCCGGGCGCCAGCCGCGCTGGTGAAGGGAGCGACGGGTTCTCCTTTTCTGTCTCTGACAACGACGTTGGCGGAGCACTTACCAGTGCTGCGGCCGACGTTTCCGTGAATATCGTCCAGGCAGTCGAAGATGGTGCCGTAACGATCGACTCCGATGGCATCCTGAGGATCGGTGGGACCACTGGCAACGACCGCATCCTCGTGACACGATCCTTATTCACCGGCCAGCTAAGGACCTGGATTAACGGACAGCGGGTGGGCCCGGCCGTGGCGGCTGCCGACGTTTCTGAGATCCACGCTTGGGGACGCGAAGGCAACGACAAGATCATCGTGCTAGGCGTCGGCGCCGACACGCTCATCCACGGCGGAGCGGGCAATGACCGTGTGATCGGCGATTACCGTTCCGACCTGATCTTTGGTGGTGCTGGCAACGATCGACTCTTCGGCTCCTTCGGCGACGACATGCTCGTGGGCGGCGCTGATGTCGATAAGCTATTTGGTTCCTTCGGCGACGATATTCTCATTGGCGGCGAACTATCCGAGACGCTCGTCGCGGACGACCTGCATGACGCACTCGATCAATGGAGCGAGGAGGGACTTATCAGCGAGGACTTGGCCGACGGCGTACTCGACGATGCCGCCTTCGACCGGGTTTTTGGCGGATTCGGCGACGACTGGAATGGGGTGAGCTGA
- a CDS encoding DUF1501 domain-containing protein, which yields MNTSYNHNSSDSAAAITRRHFFSKSSAGLGSAVLANLLGTEKVAASASSDAAMDGVLKGLHHAPKAKRVIYLFMSGGPSQIDMWDHKPLLRARNGEELPAEVRMGQRLTSMSGNQASLPLAGSIFDFKQYGANGTWVSDLLPHTAKVVDELCLIRSMHTEAINHDPAITFFQTGSQIAGRPSIGAWLSYGLGTSNHNLPTFCVLVTKNKGGQPLYARLWGSGFLPSVHQGVQFRPGKNPVLYLNNPSGISAASRRNMLDHMRELHQLQFDQTLDPAISARIAQYEMAYRMQTSVPEVADLSEEPDHIFDMYGPDSRNPGTFAANCLLARKLAEKDVRFIQLFHRGWDQHSTLPNSIKVQCQETDQPCAALIQDLKQRGMLEDTLVIWGGEFGRTSYSQGKLTATDYGRDHHPRCFTMWMAGGGIKPGLVYGETDPFSYNIVDKPVHVHDLHATILHQLGIDHERLTYKFQGRRYRLTDVHGNLVNDLLT from the coding sequence ATGAATACTTCCTACAATCACAATTCGTCTGATAGCGCTGCAGCGATCACTCGGCGTCATTTTTTCTCAAAGTCCAGCGCGGGACTCGGCTCGGCAGTGCTCGCGAACTTGCTTGGCACAGAAAAAGTGGCGGCCTCAGCATCCTCGGATGCTGCGATGGATGGCGTGTTGAAGGGGCTGCACCACGCTCCCAAGGCCAAGCGAGTGATCTATCTATTCATGAGTGGTGGTCCTTCGCAAATCGACATGTGGGACCATAAGCCCCTGCTCCGCGCAAGAAATGGCGAAGAGTTGCCCGCGGAAGTGAGGATGGGACAGCGACTTACAAGCATGTCGGGCAATCAAGCGAGTTTGCCCCTGGCAGGATCCATCTTTGATTTCAAACAGTACGGTGCCAATGGCACTTGGGTAAGCGACTTATTGCCTCACACGGCCAAAGTGGTCGACGAGTTGTGCTTGATCCGATCAATGCACACCGAGGCCATCAATCATGATCCTGCGATTACTTTCTTCCAGACCGGATCACAAATAGCCGGCAGACCTTCCATCGGTGCCTGGCTCAGCTATGGGCTGGGGACATCCAATCATAATCTGCCCACCTTCTGCGTCTTGGTGACCAAGAACAAGGGGGGCCAACCTCTCTATGCGCGCCTATGGGGCAGCGGCTTCTTGCCCTCAGTCCACCAAGGGGTGCAGTTCCGGCCCGGAAAGAACCCGGTGCTCTACCTTAACAACCCCAGTGGTATTTCTGCGGCGAGTCGACGCAACATGCTTGACCACATGCGAGAACTCCACCAACTCCAATTCGATCAAACCCTCGATCCAGCAATTTCGGCTCGGATAGCTCAGTACGAGATGGCATATCGCATGCAAACCTCGGTTCCTGAGGTTGCCGACCTCTCGGAAGAGCCAGACCATATCTTTGATATGTACGGTCCCGATTCCCGCAATCCGGGTACCTTCGCCGCCAATTGTCTATTGGCGAGAAAACTGGCCGAGAAAGACGTCCGCTTTATCCAGCTTTTCCACCGCGGCTGGGATCAACATAGTACTCTGCCTAATTCCATTAAGGTGCAATGCCAAGAAACCGATCAGCCCTGCGCTGCCTTGATTCAAGACCTGAAGCAACGCGGCATGTTGGAGGACACGCTGGTTATCTGGGGCGGAGAATTCGGCCGCACCAGTTATAGCCAAGGGAAGCTAACTGCTACAGACTACGGCCGTGACCACCACCCGCGTTGTTTTACCATGTGGATGGCAGGGGGTGGAATCAAACCGGGGCTTGTTTACGGTGAAACAGACCCTTTCAGCTACAACATTGTCGACAAGCCCGTCCATGTGCACGATCTACACGCGACGATTCTACATCAACTCGGGATCGACCACGAACGACTCACCTACAAGTTCCAAGGACGACGCTATCGTTTGACTGATGTGCATGGAAACCTTGTAAATGATTTACTGACCTAA